Below is a genomic region from Halobacterium sp. CBA1132.
ACGGTTCCGGGCTACTCCGAGGAGTGGTTCGAGCAGGCCAAAGACGCCGCCGAGGAACTGTTCGACGAAGCCCAGACGACCGCCGACGAGTACGACCACGAACTCGACACGACCACGGAAGTCGGTCGACCGAGCCGCGCCATCGTCGAGTACGCCGAAGAGAACGACTTCGACCACATCGTGATGGGGAGCCACGGCCGCTCGGGCGTCTCCCGCATCCTCCTCGGCAGCGTCGCCGAGAGCGTCGTGCGGCGCTCGCCGGTGCCGGTCACCATCGTCCGATAGTACCTTTTGCGCTGCGCTCGGCGGCTTTGCCGCCTCGCTCGGCAAAAGCTACGCTAAAAGCACTCCTCCTTCGCTTCGCGCTATCGCGCTCCGCTCAGTCGTCGGCCCGCGCTCCCTGCTGTCGCGCGGTGAACGGCTTCGCTCGGGCTTTTCAAGCCGCTCGCTTGCCGATGCTGTCGTGTATCTCTTGCGAACAGGCGGCGCGAACGTCCACAGGCCGGTGTGCCGCACTCCCGCCTCGACCGACCTGCGCTGGGTTCAGGTCACGCCCGGGGTTGGTCCCGCTCTCCTACTTGAACCTACGCAGCCGGTAGCGACCAGCATCCGCGAGTGAGCGGTCCGAAGGACCCGAACGAAGCGGTTCACCGCGAGCCGGAGGCTCGCGGGCCGACGACTGAGGGGAGTGAGCGTAGCGAACGAACCGAAGGAGGAGTGCTTTTGGTGTCGGTTTTGCCGAGGGCCGCCGTAGGCGGCCCGCAGCGCAAAAGCGCCCTCAGAAGATATTCGCTTGCCGGTAGACGGAGATACCTTGATGGGTAATCTCGTAGGGCTTAGTCTCCCGTGAGTGGTTGGCGTCCCGAATCTTCTGTATTTCGACGGCGAGGCGGGTCTCCCGGAAGTCCTCCGGGCGGATGTAGCGGAGGACGACGACGGCGTCCGTGAGGTATTCGATGATGCCGTGGCGGGAGGCGAAGGCGTTGTCTTCGTTGGCTTCGCTGGTGAGCATGGTGGTGACGCCGGCGTCCTTGAGCGCTTTCGTGAAGTCGTAGATTTCGGTGCGGCGAACGGACTGGTCGTCGTACATCATCTCCAGCAGGGAGACGGAGTCGAGGACGAGTCGGCTGGCGCCGAACTCCTCGATGAGGGTCGGAAGTTCGTTGCGGATGCTCGTGAGGGAGTTGGCCATCTCGATGGGGTCGATGTCGATGACCGCGAGGTTGCCTTCCTCGGTGTGGCGGTCGAACTCCCAGCCTTTCTCGGTGGCGCTCTGGACGACGCGCTGGCGGGACTCTTCGAGCGTGATGTAGACGGCCCGTTCGCCGTTCCGGATGGCTTCGTGGAGGAACTGGAGGCCGAACGTGGTCTTCCCGGTCCCGGCGCCGCCGATGGCGACGATGAGCGAGCGCTCGGGGACGCCGCCCTGCACCATCTCGTCGAGTCCCTCGATGCCGAAGTCGATGCGCGGGATGTCGGACTCGTATTCTTCGTCCTCCTCGAAGCCGCCCGAACCGCCGGCGCCGACGTCGCCGTCGAGGTCGAACCCGAAGTCGTCCTCGCCGCCGGGCGCCGCGCCGGCGCCGCCACCGCCGCCGCCACCGCCGAACGCCGCCGCGAAGTCGTCCTCGAAGAGGTCGTCGTCATCACCGCCGCCGTCGAAGTCACCGCCGCCACCGCCTCCGCCGAACGCCGCCGCGAAGTCGTCGACGTCGCCGTCGCCGGTGTCGGGCGCGGATATATCGGTGTCGCCGAAACTCGGTGGCTCCTCAGCATCGGGTCCGTCGGGTGATTCCCCGGCGGGACCCGTCGGCGGCGTGTCGGTGTCCGAGTCGCCCACGTCGTCCGAGTCAGCGCTAGCATCGAAGTCGGACTCCTGTTCGCCGTCCGACGCCAACTCGTCGTCCTCGGCGTCGGGGCTGTCCGGTTCAGAGTCGTCCACAGATTCGTCGGCTGCGTCGCTGTCGGACGCCTGCTGGTCGTCCGGAGCGTCCTCGTCGTCCCGGAACGCGCTCTCGAACCAGTCGTCGTCCTCCTCGTCAGCCACGATGACGCCTCCGTACCGCGGCGCACTGCGCCGTCGGCTCCATGTCCGGGTGGTCGGGACACAGCGAAAAGTAGTTTCCGCCGCCCGCGGGTTTTTCAAGTGCGGCACCCCGAGTGAGCGTATGCGCGTTGGAATCGTCGCACAGCGGGGGAACTCGCGGGCCGCGTATCTCGCTGCGGACGTCCGCGAGATGCTCACCGGCGAGGACGTGGCGGTGTGGCTGGACACGGCGACGGCGGACGCTCTGGACGGCGGCGGCCACGAGGTCGCGGAGTTCGACGCCTGCGACCTCGTGGTGAGCATCGGCGGGGACGGCACGTTCCTGTTCGCGGCGCGGGGCGCGGGGTCGACGCCGGTCCTCGGCGTGAACCTCGGTGAGGTCGGCTTCCTGAACGCAGTCGCGCCCGAGGACGCCGTCTCGGCAGTCCGCCGCGAGGTCGAGCGCTACCGGGAGACCGGGGAGGTGCGCCACCGCGAGGTGCCGCGGGCGGCGGCGTCGGGGGAGCGCGAGTGGTCGCTGACGCCCGCGCTCAACGAGGTCGTGATTCAGGGCGACCAGCGCGGGCACGGCCACGGCATCGACCTCGAGGTGCGCGTGGACGGGTCGCTGTTCGAGGCGACGCACGCCGACGGCGTCCTGATTGCGACACCCACCGGGAGCACGGCGTACAACCTCAGCGAGGGCGGCCCGCTCGTGCAACCGACCGTGGACGCGTTCGTCGTCAACGGGATGTGTTCGAGCGAGCCGATGCCGCCGCTGTTGACGCCGGCCGGCGGCGAAGTGACCGTTCGTGTCGACGGCCCGGAGTACGCCGTCGTCTCCAGCGACGGGTCGAACCGCCAGCGCGTGAAGACGCCGGAGGTCGTCACCGTCAAGGCAGCGGACGAACCGGCGCGCGTCGCGGGCCCGGACTCTGATTTCTTCCAAGCGCTGAACAAACTGAAGTAGCCGCTGGCGAACGAGAGGGGGTCGCCGGAACGGAAAGGGTTAGTGAGCTACCAGCCCAACCACGGGGTAATGAGCCAGCAGCTGCCGGACGTACAGGCGACGGAGCCGGAGGTTGCAGTCGGGTTGAGTCAGGTCGGCGTGACAGGCGTCGAGAAACTCGTGAAGATCGCCCGCGAGGACAAGCGCCCCATCGTGTTGACCGCGGAGTTCGAGGTGTACGTCGACCTCCCGCAGGGCCGGAAGGGAATCGACATGAGTCGGAACATGGAGGTCATCGACGAGACGCTCGAAGACGCCGTCTCCGAGCCCGTCTACCGCGTCGAGGAGATGTGCGGGGAGACCGCCGAGCGCCTCCTCGAGAAACACGAGTACACGACGACGGCGACCGTCGAGATGGAGGCCGAGTTGATGATTCGCGACGAGACGCCCGCCAGCGAGCGCGAGACGCAGGGAACCGTCGACATCATCGCCTCGGCGACCGCCGAGGAGGGCGAGCCGACCCGGGAGGAAATCGGCGCGCGCGTCGTCGGCATGACCGTCTGTCCGTGCAGCCAGCAGATGATGAGCCAGCACGCCCGCGAGAAGCTCGCCGACCTCGGCGTCGGCGAGGACTCCGTCCGGGAGTTCCTGCAGGAGGTGCCACAGGCGGGTCACAGCCAGCGCGGGCACGCGACGCTCACCGTCGAGACCTCCGGCGACCCGGACGTCGACCTGATGGAACTCGTGGAGGTCGCGCGCGACTCGATGAGCGCGCGCATCTACAACCTCGCGAAGCGCCCGGACGAGGACCACATGACGTACGCCGCCCACGCGAACGCGAAGTTCGTGGAGGACTGCGTGCGCTCGATGGCCGAGGGCGTCGTCGCGGAGTTCGACTTCGACGACGACGCCGTGGTGACGATGAAGCAGTCCAACGACGAGTCCATCCACCAGCACAACGCTCACGCCGAGCGCATCGCGGAGTTCGGAACGCTAGCGGAAGAAGTCGACGCGTAGCGCGACGGAACTATTTCTCGGGTCGTTCGTCAGTCCAGCGTCGCGGCGTCGGTCCACGTCTCCGCAAACACCTCGAAAACATCCGCGGCGAACGTCGAGTCGTGGAGGTCTATCATCGCGAACGACTCGTCGGGCTCGACCGGGTTGGTGACTTCCAGACAGACCTCGGCGTCGTCGACGATGGTGACGTTACCCTCGACCGTGGGGCCGATGCGGACCTCGTAGTCGGGGTGTTCGGCGAGCACGGCGACGTAGCGCTCGTTGACCTCGTCGGGGATGTTCGAGGACAGCTCTTGGGAGATGAGCACGGAGACGTCGACGCCCCGTTCGAGCGCGTCTTCGAGGTGGTCGACGATGCGGCTGGTGGTGTCCGCGACCTCGAAGCTCGTGGACTCGAAGCCCGCGACCAGTCGGACCGAGTCGTCGGCGGCGTCGATGCGTTCGAGCAGGAGGTCCAAGGAGCCCTCGGGGCCGAGTGCGGCTGTCCAGAAGCCCTCCT
It encodes:
- a CDS encoding universal stress protein, which translates into the protein MTKILVPVDGSEQSTEALEYALEHFKDADITAINVIDPIEAGYTAQATVPGYSEEWFEQAKDAAEELFDEAQTTADEYDHELDTTTEVGRPSRAIVEYAEENDFDHIVMGSHGRSGVSRILLGSVAESVVRRSPVPVTIVR
- a CDS encoding KaiC domain-containing protein — its product is MVADEEDDDWFESAFRDDEDAPDDQQASDSDAADESVDDSEPDSPDAEDDELASDGEQESDFDASADSDDVGDSDTDTPPTGPAGESPDGPDAEEPPSFGDTDISAPDTGDGDVDDFAAAFGGGGGGGDFDGGGDDDDLFEDDFAAAFGGGGGGGGAGAAPGGEDDFGFDLDGDVGAGGSGGFEEDEEYESDIPRIDFGIEGLDEMVQGGVPERSLIVAIGGAGTGKTTFGLQFLHEAIRNGERAVYITLEESRQRVVQSATEKGWEFDRHTEEGNLAVIDIDPIEMANSLTSIRNELPTLIEEFGASRLVLDSVSLLEMMYDDQSVRRTEIYDFTKALKDAGVTTMLTSEANEDNAFASRHGIIEYLTDAVVVLRYIRPEDFRETRLAVEIQKIRDANHSRETKPYEITHQGISVYRQANIF
- a CDS encoding NAD(+)/NADH kinase — protein: MRVGIVAQRGNSRAAYLAADVREMLTGEDVAVWLDTATADALDGGGHEVAEFDACDLVVSIGGDGTFLFAARGAGSTPVLGVNLGEVGFLNAVAPEDAVSAVRREVERYRETGEVRHREVPRAAASGEREWSLTPALNEVVIQGDQRGHGHGIDLEVRVDGSLFEATHADGVLIATPTGSTAYNLSEGGPLVQPTVDAFVVNGMCSSEPMPPLLTPAGGEVTVRVDGPEYAVVSSDGSNRQRVKTPEVVTVKAADEPARVAGPDSDFFQALNKLK
- the mptA gene encoding GTP cyclohydrolase MptA, which translates into the protein MSQQLPDVQATEPEVAVGLSQVGVTGVEKLVKIAREDKRPIVLTAEFEVYVDLPQGRKGIDMSRNMEVIDETLEDAVSEPVYRVEEMCGETAERLLEKHEYTTTATVEMEAELMIRDETPASERETQGTVDIIASATAEEGEPTREEIGARVVGMTVCPCSQQMMSQHAREKLADLGVGEDSVREFLQEVPQAGHSQRGHATLTVETSGDPDVDLMELVEVARDSMSARIYNLAKRPDEDHMTYAAHANAKFVEDCVRSMAEGVVAEFDFDDDAVVTMKQSNDESIHQHNAHAERIAEFGTLAEEVDA
- a CDS encoding TrmB family transcriptional regulator; protein product: MADLRDLGLSEYEASAYRALLQTGPATAKELSAESGVPMGRIYDVLGSIESQHLVRSQAASRPKKYVAVEPETALDRLLEDRKRELREKADQYEAVVDELEADLRTPSEPEEGFWTAALGPEGSLDLLLERIDAADDSVRLVAGFESTSFEVADTTSRIVDHLEDALERGVDVSVLISQELSSNIPDEVNERYVAVLAEHPDYEVRIGPTVEGNVTIVDDAEVCLEVTNPVEPDESFAMIDLHDSTFAADVFEVFAETWTDAATLD